One Aliiroseovarius sediminilitoris DNA window includes the following coding sequences:
- a CDS encoding DUF294 nucleotidyltransferase-like domain-containing protein, which produces MPLTQDQILRFLQSVHPYDVLPQDTLATLAAQIEPRAVASGDPIYELGDKLPGIFIIHAGEVEVTDENGETVSQLGVRNSFGERGLLRDGRAVTKTQAVTEAILLILPVDAFRDLIKTHDPVRRFFDRSRADRQGKQSQQSLATTQVDTFMARNPITCAPDATVRDAAILMRDHRVSSLCMTDGDTLTGILTTRDMSGKVVAEALPSDTLVSAVMTPNPITLAPSAIGSDVLHVMMEKRIGHLPIVEGDKLVGIVSQTDLTRFQAVSSAELVRELAQAVDALEMRAVTKRIPQLLVQLVAGGSPHQVVTRLITDIADTATRRLVALAEEKLGPAPVPYLWLACGSQGRQEQTGVSDQDNCLILSDDVSDADRDGYFSELAKFVCDGLDTCGYVYCPGDMMASNPRWRQPLSVWRGYFEGWVAKPSPEAQMLASVMFDLRPIAGDARLFGSLQTDTLAMAAKNSIFVAHMVSNGLKHTPPLGLLRGFATIRTGEHKNRLDMKHNGVVPIVDLGRIYALQGQLTEANTRARLVAAMNAGGLSQSGGQDLLDAYDLIAETRLEHQAEQVKEGQAPDNYLAPSALSEFDRSHLRDAFVVVKSMQSAIGHGRGMLS; this is translated from the coding sequence ATGCCGTTGACCCAGGACCAGATCCTTCGTTTCTTGCAATCCGTGCACCCCTATGACGTCCTGCCACAGGACACGTTGGCTACGCTTGCTGCGCAGATCGAGCCACGTGCCGTTGCATCCGGCGATCCCATTTACGAGCTGGGCGACAAGCTGCCGGGCATCTTCATCATTCATGCGGGCGAGGTCGAGGTTACAGACGAAAACGGCGAGACCGTCAGCCAGTTGGGTGTGCGCAATTCATTCGGCGAACGTGGCCTGTTGCGGGACGGTCGCGCGGTGACCAAGACGCAGGCGGTGACGGAGGCAATCTTGCTGATCCTGCCCGTTGACGCATTCCGGGACCTGATCAAAACCCATGACCCCGTGCGCCGGTTCTTTGACCGTTCCCGCGCAGACAGGCAGGGCAAACAAAGTCAGCAAAGCCTTGCCACCACGCAGGTTGATACGTTCATGGCCCGCAATCCGATCACCTGCGCGCCGGATGCAACGGTGCGTGATGCCGCCATCCTGATGCGTGACCATCGGGTGTCGTCACTGTGCATGACCGACGGGGACACGCTGACCGGCATCCTGACCACCCGTGATATGTCGGGCAAAGTGGTCGCCGAGGCCTTGCCCAGCGACACCCTTGTTTCCGCTGTTATGACGCCCAATCCCATCACGCTGGCCCCTTCTGCGATCGGGTCGGACGTGTTGCATGTGATGATGGAAAAACGCATCGGACATCTGCCCATCGTCGAAGGTGACAAGCTGGTTGGCATCGTCAGCCAAACGGATCTGACGCGGTTTCAGGCTGTCAGCTCAGCCGAGTTGGTGCGCGAGTTGGCGCAAGCCGTCGATGCGCTGGAAATGCGCGCCGTGACGAAACGCATTCCGCAACTTCTGGTGCAGCTTGTCGCGGGTGGAAGCCCCCATCAGGTCGTGACCCGCCTGATCACCGATATTGCCGACACCGCCACCCGCCGTCTGGTCGCACTGGCCGAAGAAAAACTCGGCCCTGCCCCCGTGCCTTACCTGTGGCTGGCCTGTGGCAGCCAGGGGCGGCAGGAACAAACCGGCGTGTCAGATCAGGACAATTGCCTGATCCTGTCCGATGACGTGAGTGACGCGGATCGCGATGGCTATTTCTCCGAACTGGCGAAGTTCGTCTGTGACGGGCTGGACACTTGCGGCTATGTCTATTGCCCCGGTGACATGATGGCCAGCAACCCGCGCTGGCGCCAGCCGCTATCGGTTTGGCGTGGTTATTTTGAAGGGTGGGTCGCCAAGCCCAGCCCGGAAGCGCAAATGCTGGCCTCGGTCATGTTTGATCTGCGTCCGATTGCGGGTGACGCGCGGCTGTTTGGCTCTTTGCAGACGGACACGTTGGCGATGGCCGCAAAGAATTCGATCTTCGTGGCGCATATGGTGTCAAATGGTCTGAAGCACACGCCTCCGCTGGGGCTGTTGCGCGGGTTTGCAACCATTCGGACGGGCGAACACAAGAACCGCCTGGACATGAAACACAACGGCGTCGTGCCCATCGTTGATCTGGGCCGTATTTATGCGCTGCAAGGGCAATTGACCGAGGCTAACACGCGGGCGCGGCTGGTCGCGGCCATGAATGCCGGCGGTCTGAGTCAATCCGGCGGGCAGGACCTGTTGGATGCCTATGACCTGATTGCCGAAACTCGGCTGGAACATCAGGCCGAGCAGGTGAAAGAAGGGCAGGCGCCTGACAATTATCTGGCACCGTCCGCGCTGTCAGAATTTGATCGCAGCCATCTTCGTGATGCGTTTGTTGTCGTGAAATCAATGCAAAGTGCCATTGGGCATGGGCGCGGAATGCTAAGCTGA
- a CDS encoding transporter substrate-binding domain-containing protein gives MKLLRTLGAGLLAMTMLAGGAQAQSALNDILSGGVLKVGTTGDWNPMTMKDPATDSYRGYDIDIMTELAKDLEVNLEFVPTDWKTLVNGIVAGKYHMTGSASISPSRMKVAGYSEPYISVQILPFTTSDKVGNYDGWDAINKPDVKVATTLGTSFEGMVRSWFPEADIKVVEAPARGYQEVLAGRADVFITSNIEGATLTEKFPQVAAIPVDAPRAPTPIAMLLPQGDQVWINYVNSWVKLKKEQGFFMETAAKWGL, from the coding sequence ATGAAGTTACTGCGAACACTTGGGGCCGGGCTGCTGGCAATGACGATGCTGGCAGGCGGGGCGCAAGCCCAGTCCGCCCTGAATGACATTCTTTCCGGCGGCGTCCTGAAGGTGGGCACGACCGGAGACTGGAACCCGATGACGATGAAAGACCCAGCCACGGACAGCTACCGCGGCTATGACATCGACATCATGACCGAACTGGCCAAGGACCTCGAGGTCAATCTGGAATTTGTTCCCACCGATTGGAAAACACTGGTGAACGGGATCGTGGCGGGCAAGTATCACATGACCGGCTCTGCCTCGATTTCGCCGTCGAGGATGAAGGTGGCGGGGTATTCCGAACCCTATATTTCGGTGCAAATTCTGCCGTTTACCACGTCTGACAAGGTGGGGAACTATGACGGCTGGGATGCAATCAACAAGCCTGACGTGAAGGTGGCAACAACGCTTGGCACTTCGTTCGAAGGGATGGTGCGCAGCTGGTTCCCGGAAGCCGACATCAAGGTGGTCGAAGCGCCCGCCCGTGGCTATCAAGAGGTTCTGGCCGGTCGCGCCGATGTCTTCATCACCTCGAACATCGAAGGTGCCACCCTGACCGAGAAGTTTCCGCAAGTGGCCGCCATCCCTGTCGACGCGCCGCGCGCGCCGACACCGATTGCGATGCTGTTGCCGCAAGGCGATCAGGTGTGGATCAACTATGTGAACAGTTGGGTGAAGCTGAAGAAGGAACAGGGCTTCTTTATGGAAACCGCCGCGAAATGGGGTCTGTGA
- a CDS encoding DUF4212 domain-containing protein produces MAENSSNSAYWSANVRIILISLVIWALVSFGFGILLRPMLSGIAVGGTDLGFWFAQQGSIIVFLILIFNYAWRMNKLDREHGVDEE; encoded by the coding sequence ATGGCCGAAAACTCATCCAACTCAGCATATTGGTCTGCCAATGTGCGCATCATTTTGATCAGCCTCGTGATATGGGCGCTGGTTTCCTTCGGGTTCGGCATCCTGCTGCGCCCAATGCTGTCCGGGATCGCCGTCGGCGGAACCGATTTGGGCTTCTGGTTTGCTCAGCAGGGGTCGATCATCGTCTTCCTCATTCTGATCTTCAACTATGCCTGGCGCATGAACAAGCTCGACCGTGAACACGGCGTCGACGAAGAGTAA
- a CDS encoding 3'-5' exonuclease has product MKILTTLSLRLRIFLFFALLAVCGVGLVLVSLAIGYARAQATGLASGFVFAGVLSGFGLLALSVGVWFLFDENVARPIERLATGLRSRAHAGAGGVDKHAARYLGDLAPAAEAVSEQLMKSTMDQASIVASETARLSADKARLTALLSEIPVAMILVNPAHQIVLYDKQAAGVLSQVCPPRLNASIFDYFKKGPFLAAHKKMMATGLEQSFTDLAAANGLEFDARLKPLGPGDGYLVIIDDAHTNIAPDQSRPVVFDFDLMEGQATDNLMDMQLNDLSYVVFDTETTGLLPHKDEVVQIGAVRVVKGKIVPGEIVNQLVDPGMKIPPASTKVHGVTNAMVAGQPGIDVAGKHLHDFARGAVLVAHNAPFDMAFLRRHAETCGVEWTHPILDTVLLSAVLYGTTEVHTLDALCERLGVTIPPELRHTALGDAHATAEVLCKMLAMLHSRGIETLAGAIAEAKKHKRLLDDLN; this is encoded by the coding sequence ATGAAAATTCTAACCACCCTGTCTTTGCGCCTGCGGATATTTCTGTTTTTCGCACTTTTGGCTGTCTGTGGGGTGGGTCTGGTACTGGTGTCGCTGGCAATCGGTTATGCGCGTGCGCAAGCAACCGGGCTGGCATCGGGGTTCGTTTTTGCCGGGGTGTTGTCCGGATTTGGCCTGCTGGCACTGTCTGTGGGCGTTTGGTTTTTGTTCGATGAGAACGTTGCGCGCCCGATTGAGCGGTTGGCAACAGGCCTGCGATCGCGTGCTCATGCGGGGGCCGGGGGTGTGGACAAACATGCTGCGCGCTATCTGGGTGATCTGGCCCCGGCGGCGGAAGCGGTGTCCGAGCAGTTGATGAAATCCACCATGGATCAGGCCAGCATCGTCGCATCGGAAACCGCGCGGCTGTCCGCGGACAAGGCGCGGCTGACCGCGCTTCTGTCTGAAATCCCGGTGGCGATGATCCTGGTGAACCCGGCGCACCAGATCGTGCTTTACGACAAGCAGGCGGCTGGCGTGCTGTCACAGGTCTGCCCGCCGCGCTTGAATGCCTCGATCTTCGATTACTTCAAGAAGGGACCTTTTCTTGCGGCACACAAGAAGATGATGGCGACGGGGCTTGAGCAGAGCTTCACAGATCTTGCCGCCGCCAATGGGTTGGAGTTTGACGCTCGGCTGAAGCCTCTTGGCCCCGGCGACGGGTATCTGGTCATCATTGACGACGCCCATACCAATATCGCCCCCGATCAAAGCCGCCCCGTGGTGTTCGACTTTGATCTGATGGAGGGACAGGCCACTGACAACCTGATGGATATGCAGCTAAACGACCTGAGTTACGTCGTGTTCGACACGGAAACCACCGGGCTGTTGCCGCACAAGGATGAGGTGGTTCAGATCGGCGCTGTGCGGGTCGTGAAAGGCAAGATCGTGCCGGGTGAGATCGTCAATCAACTTGTCGATCCGGGCATGAAGATCCCGCCTGCCTCGACCAAGGTGCATGGCGTGACAAACGCGATGGTGGCAGGGCAGCCGGGTATTGATGTGGCGGGCAAGCACCTGCATGACTTTGCACGCGGGGCGGTTCTTGTGGCGCATAACGCCCCGTTCGATATGGCCTTCCTGCGGCGACATGCGGAAACCTGCGGGGTGGAATGGACCCATCCGATCCTTGATACGGTGCTGTTGTCGGCGGTGCTTTACGGCACGACCGAGGTGCACACACTGGACGCCCTGTGCGAACGGCTGGGCGTGACCATCCCGCCCGAGCTACGCCACACGGCGCTGGGCGATGCCCATGCCACTGCCGAAGTTCTGTGCAAGATGCTGGCCATGCTGCATTCGCGTGGGATCGAAACCTTGGCAGGCGCCATTGCCGAAGCCAAGAAGCACAAGCGATTGTTGGACGATCTGAATTGA
- the acs gene encoding acetate--CoA ligase, with the protein MSSENTADKTYAPSAEFVANAHIDAAKYKEMYAASVNDPEAFWSDQMTRLTWSKTPTKIKNTTFKHPDVSIKWFEDGELNVSENCIDRHLDTRGDQVAIIWESDDPTLDKKITYRELHENVSKLANVMKGMGVKKGDRVVLYLPMIPEAAYSMLACARIGAIHSIVFAGFSPEALAARVAGCEASLVITADEAPRGGRNTPLKTNVDAALDHGDLGNTPVLVVERTGGDVPMVAGRDHSYAALMADASADCPAERMNSEDPLFILYTSGSTGQPKGVQHCSGGYLLWAAMTHEYVFDYHEGDIYWCTADVGWVTGHSYIVYGPLANGATTLMFEGVPTYPDAGRFWAVCEKHKVNQFYTAPTAIRALMARGEDFVTKYDLSDLKVLGTVGEPINPEAWNWYNDVVGKGKCPIVDTWWQTETGGHLLTPLPGATPTKPGSATTPFFGVQPVILEPTTGEEITSTEAEGVLCMKDSWPGQMRTIFGDHKRFVATYFADYKGYYFTGDGCRRDADGYYWITGRVDDVINVSGHRMGTAEVESALVAHPKVSEAAVVGFPHDIKGQGIYCYVTLMDGEEYTDDLKTELRNWVRQEIGPIASPDYIQWAPGLPKTRSGKIMRRILRKIAEDDFGALGDTSTLADPSVVDDLIDNRMAKDKA; encoded by the coding sequence ATGTCGTCGGAAAACACGGCCGATAAAACTTATGCTCCGTCAGCTGAGTTTGTCGCGAACGCTCATATTGATGCTGCGAAATACAAAGAGATGTATGCCGCTTCGGTGAACGACCCGGAAGCGTTCTGGTCCGATCAGATGACACGACTGACATGGTCCAAGACCCCCACCAAGATCAAGAATACCACCTTCAAGCATCCGGATGTGTCGATCAAGTGGTTCGAGGACGGCGAGTTGAATGTCTCGGAAAACTGTATTGACCGCCACCTGGACACACGCGGGGATCAGGTCGCGATCATCTGGGAATCCGACGACCCCACCCTGGACAAGAAAATCACCTATCGCGAACTCCACGAAAATGTGTCGAAGCTGGCCAATGTGATGAAGGGGATGGGCGTCAAGAAGGGCGACCGCGTTGTGCTCTATCTTCCCATGATCCCCGAGGCTGCTTATTCAATGCTGGCCTGCGCGCGGATTGGTGCGATCCACTCGATTGTTTTTGCGGGTTTCTCGCCTGAAGCACTGGCGGCGCGTGTCGCAGGTTGCGAGGCGTCGTTGGTTATCACAGCCGACGAAGCCCCGCGTGGCGGGCGCAATACGCCCCTGAAAACCAACGTGGATGCGGCACTGGATCATGGCGACCTTGGCAATACCCCGGTTCTGGTGGTTGAACGCACGGGCGGCGATGTGCCGATGGTTGCCGGGCGCGATCATTCCTATGCCGCGCTGATGGCAGACGCGTCTGCCGATTGCCCTGCCGAGCGGATGAATTCAGAAGACCCGCTGTTCATCCTTTACACGTCTGGCTCGACCGGTCAGCCGAAGGGCGTTCAGCATTGTTCCGGCGGCTATCTGCTGTGGGCCGCGATGACCCATGAGTATGTGTTCGATTATCACGAGGGCGACATCTATTGGTGCACCGCTGATGTGGGCTGGGTCACTGGCCATAGCTATATCGTCTATGGCCCGCTGGCCAATGGCGCGACCACGCTGATGTTCGAAGGTGTGCCGACCTATCCTGATGCGGGCCGGTTCTGGGCCGTGTGTGAAAAGCACAAGGTGAACCAGTTCTATACCGCACCGACAGCCATCCGCGCCTTGATGGCCCGTGGCGAGGATTTCGTCACCAAATACGACCTGTCCGACCTCAAGGTATTGGGCACTGTGGGCGAGCCGATCAACCCCGAAGCATGGAATTGGTACAATGACGTTGTCGGCAAGGGCAAATGTCCCATCGTTGACACGTGGTGGCAGACAGAAACCGGCGGTCATTTGTTGACCCCTCTGCCCGGTGCGACTCCGACCAAACCCGGATCGGCCACGACGCCGTTCTTCGGCGTGCAGCCGGTGATCCTTGAGCCCACCACGGGCGAAGAGATCACCAGCACCGAGGCCGAGGGCGTGTTGTGCATGAAAGACAGCTGGCCCGGCCAGATGCGCACGATTTTTGGCGATCACAAGCGTTTCGTGGCGACCTATTTCGCCGACTACAAAGGCTATTACTTCACCGGTGACGGTTGCCGCCGCGATGCGGATGGATATTACTGGATCACCGGTCGCGTGGACGATGTGATCAACGTCTCCGGCCACCGCATGGGCACCGCCGAGGTCGAAAGCGCGCTGGTGGCGCATCCCAAAGTGTCCGAAGCGGCCGTGGTCGGCTTCCCGCACGACATCAAGGGGCAGGGTATCTATTGCTACGTCACCCTGATGGACGGCGAGGAATACACCGACGATCTGAAGACCGAGTTGCGCAACTGGGTGCGTCAGGAGATCGGCCCAATTGCCAGCCCGGATTACATCCAGTGGGCACCGGGCCTGCCGAAAACCCGTTCAGGCAAGATCATGCGCCGCATTCTGCGCAAGATCGCCGAGGATGATTTTGGCGCGCTGGGCGACACATCGACACTGGCCGATCCGTCGGTGGTGGATGATCTGATCGACAACCGCATGGCCAAGGACAAAGCATGA
- a CDS encoding amino acid ABC transporter ATP-binding protein: MAHVSKWYDDFQVLRDITLEVDHGEKLVICGPSGSGKSTVVRLLAGLEKHQEGTITLYGQPVDAQGRGDIGMVFQQFNLFPHLTVLDNLILGPMRALGMPKLEARDRAMAYLERVRIPEQAMKRPGQLSGGQQQRVAIARSLCMDPKLMLFDEPTSALDPEMIAEVLEVMEDLARDGMTMICVTHEMGFARRVADRIAFMDAGEVVEVDSPEIAFSSPKSARFAQFLDKILKH; the protein is encoded by the coding sequence ATGGCGCATGTCAGCAAGTGGTACGACGATTTTCAGGTGTTGCGCGACATCACGCTGGAGGTGGACCATGGTGAAAAGCTGGTGATCTGCGGCCCGTCTGGGTCGGGGAAGTCCACCGTCGTGCGGCTTCTGGCCGGATTGGAAAAACATCAGGAAGGCACCATCACACTTTACGGACAGCCCGTAGATGCACAAGGACGCGGCGATATTGGCATGGTGTTTCAACAGTTTAACCTGTTTCCCCACCTGACCGTTCTGGACAATTTGATCCTTGGCCCGATGCGCGCTTTGGGGATGCCCAAGCTGGAAGCCCGCGACCGTGCCATGGCCTATCTGGAACGTGTCCGCATCCCTGAACAGGCAATGAAACGTCCCGGCCAACTGTCTGGCGGCCAGCAGCAACGGGTGGCGATTGCCCGTTCTCTGTGCATGGATCCGAAACTGATGTTGTTTGACGAACCCACATCTGCGCTCGACCCCGAGATGATCGCCGAAGTATTGGAAGTAATGGAAGATCTGGCCCGCGACGGTATGACGATGATCTGCGTGACCCACGAAATGGGGTTCGCGCGCCGGGTGGCCGACCGCATCGCCTTCATGGATGCCGGAGAGGTGGTCGAGGTTGACTCGCCCGAAATCGCCTTTTCTTCGCCGAAATCTGCCCGGTTCGCGCAGTTTCTGGACAAGATTTTGAAGCATTAG
- a CDS encoding adenylate kinase — MDAATKTAAPVLILLGPPGAGKGTQARMLEETFGLVQLSTGDLLRAAVAAGTEAGKAAKAVMEAGELVSDEIVIAILRDRLTDADCAKGVILDGFPRTTIQAEALDALLAEGGQKINAAVSLEVDDAAMVNRISGRYTCGTCGEGYHDEFKQPLQTGVCDKCGGTDMKRRADDNAETVGSRLVAYHEQTAPLIAYYKGKGSLKTVNAMLGIDEISGNLNAIVEEAIA; from the coding sequence ATGGACGCGGCAACGAAAACCGCGGCACCCGTCCTGATCCTGCTTGGACCGCCGGGGGCTGGGAAGGGCACCCAGGCGCGGATGTTGGAGGAGACATTCGGGCTTGTGCAACTGTCCACGGGTGACTTGCTACGCGCGGCGGTTGCGGCCGGGACCGAGGCCGGGAAAGCCGCGAAAGCCGTGATGGAAGCGGGCGAACTGGTATCGGACGAGATCGTCATCGCCATTCTGCGCGACCGTTTGACCGATGCGGATTGCGCCAAGGGCGTGATTCTTGACGGCTTCCCCCGCACCACCATTCAGGCCGAGGCACTGGACGCACTGTTGGCCGAAGGTGGTCAGAAGATCAATGCCGCCGTCAGCCTTGAGGTTGACGACGCTGCCATGGTGAACCGTATTTCGGGTCGCTACACCTGTGGCACTTGTGGCGAAGGATATCACGACGAATTCAAGCAACCTCTGCAAACCGGAGTTTGTGACAAATGCGGCGGCACGGACATGAAACGCCGGGCCGACGATAACGCCGAAACCGTGGGCAGCCGTCTTGTGGCTTATCACGAACAAACGGCACCGCTCATTGCCTATTACAAGGGCAAGGGCAGCCTGAAAACGGTCAACGCGATGCTGGGCATCGACGAGATCTCGGGCAATCTGAATGCGATCGTTGAGGAGGCGATTGCATAA
- a CDS encoding amino acid ABC transporter permease, protein MTKIRLSLALLSLFTLVACSAPPGTWGWYVIDPSTTAGWTNIKFLLRGFSATIQISVLAAVASIIVGLLVALPAFAQSRWLRLPNRIYVEIIRAIPLLPMLFWVYYGLPVVLRSMGVNLNIDPFWGAVITLALSDSAFTAEIFRSGIQAVPRGQAEAAQTIGLSRAQAMRYVILPQAVRRILPPLANQFIYIVKMSAFASVIGMAELTRRANELVVTEYRPLEIYTLLILEYLVLVLIISAGVRWLERKMNADESR, encoded by the coding sequence ATGACCAAAATCCGCCTGTCGCTTGCGCTTCTTTCGCTCTTCACCTTGGTCGCCTGCTCGGCCCCGCCGGGGACGTGGGGCTGGTATGTGATTGACCCGTCTACCACGGCGGGTTGGACCAATATCAAGTTTCTGCTGCGAGGGTTTTCGGCGACCATCCAGATCTCGGTTTTGGCGGCGGTCGCGTCGATCATCGTCGGCCTGCTTGTTGCCCTGCCCGCTTTCGCCCAAAGCCGTTGGTTGCGCCTGCCCAACCGCATCTATGTCGAGATTATTCGGGCAATCCCCCTGCTGCCGATGCTGTTTTGGGTATATTACGGCTTGCCGGTCGTGTTGCGCTCCATGGGCGTCAACCTCAACATCGACCCGTTCTGGGGCGCGGTGATCACGCTGGCCCTCTCGGACAGTGCGTTTACTGCCGAGATCTTCCGGTCCGGCATTCAGGCTGTCCCGCGCGGACAGGCCGAGGCCGCGCAGACCATCGGGCTGAGTCGGGCGCAGGCAATGCGCTATGTCATCCTGCCGCAAGCGGTGCGGCGCATCCTGCCGCCGTTGGCCAACCAGTTCATCTATATCGTAAAAATGTCCGCCTTCGCGTCCGTGATCGGAATGGCAGAACTGACCCGCCGGGCCAATGAATTGGTCGTCACCGAATACCGGCCGCTGGAAATCTATACGCTGCTGATCCTTGAGTATCTGGTATTGGTCCTGATTATCTCGGCGGGTGTGCGGTGGTTGGAGCGCAAGATGAATGCGGATGAAAGTCGCTGA
- a CDS encoding sodium:solute symporter family protein, protein MDQFTLNWLFIGASFALYIGIAIWARAGSTSEFYAAGRGVHPVTNGMATAADWMSAASFISMAGLIAFTGYDNSTYLMGWTGGYVLLALLLAPYLRKFGKYTVSEFIGDRFYSQTARIVAVICLIVASTTYVIGQMTGVGVAFGRFLEVDNTTGLLIGAAVVFAYAVFGGMKGVTYTQVAQYVVLIMAYTIPAIFISLQLTGNPIPALGLFGDHAASGEPLLAKLDAIVTELGFNEYTAHYGDTFNMLLFTLSLMIGTAGLPHVIMRFFTVPKVSDARWSAGWALVFIALLYLTAPAVGAMARLNISEMMWPNGGIEGGAVTVQQIEEDQRYDWMETWQKTGLLGWEDKNGDGAIQYYNDSNAELQAIAAEKGWAGNELTNFNRDILVLANPEIANLPGWVIGLVAAGGLAAALSTAAGLLLAISSAVSHDLIKGSFNPGISEKGELLSARIAMAVAIVVATYLGLNPPGFAAQTVALAFGLAAASIFPALMMGIFSTKVNNSGAVAGMLAGLTVTLIYIFMHKGWFFIPDTNSFTDADPLLGTVKSTSFGAIGAAINFAVAYVVSGMTKETPAHIQELVESVRVPRGAGAAQNK, encoded by the coding sequence ATGGATCAGTTTACACTTAACTGGCTGTTTATCGGCGCGAGCTTCGCACTGTATATCGGCATCGCAATCTGGGCCCGTGCGGGCTCGACATCAGAATTCTATGCCGCAGGGCGTGGCGTTCACCCCGTCACCAACGGGATGGCAACGGCGGCTGACTGGATGTCGGCGGCCTCGTTCATTTCAATGGCTGGCCTTATCGCCTTCACCGGCTATGACAACTCGACCTATCTGATGGGTTGGACCGGCGGCTATGTGCTTCTGGCCCTGCTGCTTGCGCCTTACCTGCGCAAGTTCGGCAAATACACCGTGTCGGAATTTATCGGCGATCGCTTCTACAGCCAGACGGCGCGTATCGTGGCCGTTATCTGTCTGATCGTTGCCTCGACCACATACGTTATCGGTCAGATGACTGGTGTTGGCGTGGCCTTCGGTCGCTTCCTTGAGGTCGACAACACGACAGGTCTGCTGATCGGCGCAGCGGTTGTGTTCGCATATGCCGTGTTTGGCGGCATGAAAGGCGTGACCTATACGCAGGTGGCCCAATATGTCGTGTTGATTATGGCCTATACCATTCCGGCCATCTTCATCTCGCTGCAACTGACCGGCAACCCGATCCCGGCCCTCGGTCTGTTCGGTGATCACGCAGCATCTGGCGAGCCTCTGTTGGCCAAGCTGGACGCGATTGTGACAGAACTGGGCTTCAATGAATATACTGCCCACTACGGCGATACGTTCAATATGCTGCTGTTCACACTGTCGCTGATGATCGGTACGGCTGGTCTGCCGCACGTTATCATGCGCTTCTTCACTGTTCCCAAAGTGTCCGACGCGCGTTGGTCCGCGGGCTGGGCGCTGGTGTTCATCGCGCTGCTTTACCTGACAGCCCCTGCCGTTGGTGCCATGGCACGTCTGAACATCTCGGAAATGATGTGGCCCAATGGCGGCATCGAAGGTGGCGCTGTGACCGTTCAGCAGATCGAAGAAGATCAGCGCTATGATTGGATGGAAACCTGGCAGAAAACCGGCCTTCTGGGCTGGGAAGACAAGAACGGCGATGGTGCGATCCAGTACTATAACGACTCCAACGCTGAACTTCAGGCCATCGCTGCCGAAAAAGGCTGGGCCGGTAACGAACTGACCAACTTCAACCGTGATATCCTGGTTCTGGCTAACCCTGAGATTGCCAACCTACCCGGTTGGGTGATCGGTCTGGTTGCAGCTGGTGGTCTTGCAGCCGCGCTGTCGACCGCTGCCGGTTTGCTACTTGCGATCTCGTCGGCTGTATCGCACGATCTGATCAAAGGTTCGTTCAATCCGGGCATCTCGGAAAAAGGTGAGCTATTGTCAGCACGTATTGCCATGGCCGTTGCGATTGTTGTTGCAACCTATCTGGGTCTTAATCCTCCGGGCTTCGCGGCACAAACCGTGGCACTTGCCTTTGGTCTGGCAGCTGCGTCGATTTTCCCGGCGCTGATGATGGGTATCTTCTCGACCAAGGTGAACAACTCCGGCGCGGTTGCCGGTATGTTGGCGGGTCTGACCGTTACCTTGATCTACATCTTCATGCACAAAGGTTGGTTCTTCATCCCGGATACGAACAGCTTCACCGATGCTGATCCGCTTCTGGGTACGGTCAAGTCGACTTCGTTCGGCGCGATCGGTGCTGCGATCAACTTTGCGGTGGCCTATGTTGTGTCGGGTATGACCAAAGAAACGCCTGCACATATTCAGGAACTGGTTGAATCGGTTCGCGTTCCGCGCGGCGCCGGTGCGGCACAGAACAAGTAA